In the genome of Acidimicrobiales bacterium, one region contains:
- the hypF gene encoding carbamoyltransferase HypF — protein sequence MPGALTTRRRRVRVRGTVQGVGFRPFVYRHAVALRLAGFVRNDTEGVLIEAQGPEAALAELCRVLRESPPPLARVETVEATTIPTQAAPGGFRIIGSTGAGVPAVPVSVDTATCDACLAEVDDPADRRYGYPFTSCTDCGPRYTIVTAVPYDRPATTMAGFTMCERCRAEYEDPADRRFHAQPNACPACGPTLRLVDPTGAWRAEGPGALDMAVEALTSGLVLALKGIGGYHLAADATDPVAVAELRRRKARDDKPFAVMAASVEHARRLCHLTPAAAALLASARRPIVLAPRRADATVADGVAPGLAELGIFLPYSSLHHLLLARAGRPLVMTSGNLSDDPIAHVDGDALARLGPLVDAVVLHDRPIHIRCDDSVVRSTGDRLQVLRRSRGYAPEPMRLPGRARRQVLAVGAELKNTVSVATGTMLVPSHHIGDLEHLGAYRAFLQAAEHLCHLTGVEPDVVAHDLHPEYLSTKYALDSGRDTLAVQHHHAHVASCLVEHGHTGTVLGVAFDGLGLGSDGSLWGGEFLVADLRAFERVGHLAPVGLPGGIAAIREPWRMAVAWARAALGAERAQAVGAALDGRTDQVLAVLEHGDPPETTSAGRLFDAVAAVLGIRLRVTYEGQAAVELEALAAPVAPGDAPLYPVGLATSGGVLVLDPAPLVAAVIEEVARGTPAATVAAGFHRGLGAGVAAAAADLAGARGIDTVALSGGVFQNVRLTAAVEDALAARGVRVLLHRDVPPNDGGISVGQAAIAALAGS from the coding sequence GCCATGCGGTGGCGCTGCGCCTGGCCGGGTTCGTGCGCAACGACACCGAGGGCGTGTTGATCGAGGCGCAGGGGCCCGAGGCCGCCCTGGCCGAGCTGTGCCGGGTGCTGCGCGAGTCGCCACCCCCGCTCGCCCGGGTCGAGACGGTGGAGGCCACGACCATCCCGACGCAGGCGGCACCGGGCGGGTTCCGGATCATCGGGAGCACCGGCGCCGGGGTGCCGGCCGTACCGGTGAGCGTCGACACCGCCACCTGCGACGCGTGCCTGGCCGAGGTGGACGACCCCGCCGACCGCCGCTACGGCTACCCCTTCACCAGCTGCACCGACTGCGGGCCCCGCTACACCATCGTCACGGCCGTCCCCTACGACCGGCCCGCCACCACCATGGCCGGGTTCACCATGTGCGAGCGGTGCCGGGCGGAGTACGAGGACCCCGCCGACCGCCGGTTCCACGCCCAGCCCAACGCGTGCCCGGCGTGCGGGCCCACGCTGCGGCTGGTCGACCCCACCGGCGCATGGCGTGCCGAGGGGCCCGGCGCCCTGGACATGGCCGTCGAGGCGCTCACCTCGGGGCTCGTCCTGGCTCTGAAGGGCATCGGTGGCTACCACCTCGCCGCCGATGCCACCGATCCCGTCGCCGTCGCCGAGCTGCGCCGCCGAAAGGCGCGTGACGACAAGCCCTTCGCCGTGATGGCCGCCTCCGTCGAGCACGCCCGCCGGTTGTGCCACCTGACCCCCGCCGCGGCCGCCCTCCTGGCGTCGGCGCGCCGGCCCATCGTGCTCGCCCCCCGCCGGGCCGACGCGACCGTGGCCGACGGGGTGGCACCGGGCCTGGCGGAGCTCGGAATCTTCCTGCCGTACAGCTCGCTGCACCACCTGCTCCTGGCCCGGGCCGGCCGGCCGCTCGTGATGACCAGCGGCAACCTGTCCGACGACCCGATCGCCCACGTCGACGGGGACGCCCTGGCCCGGCTGGGGCCCCTGGTGGATGCCGTGGTGCTCCACGACCGCCCCATCCACATCCGCTGCGACGACTCCGTGGTGCGCAGCACGGGCGACCGGTTGCAGGTCCTGCGCCGGTCCCGGGGGTACGCCCCCGAGCCCATGCGGCTCCCCGGAAGGGCGCGCCGGCAGGTGCTGGCGGTGGGCGCCGAGCTGAAGAACACCGTGTCCGTGGCCACCGGCACGATGCTGGTGCCGAGCCACCACATCGGCGACCTCGAGCATCTCGGCGCATACCGCGCCTTCCTGCAGGCCGCCGAGCACCTCTGCCACCTCACCGGCGTCGAGCCCGACGTGGTCGCGCACGACCTGCACCCGGAGTACCTGTCGACCAAGTACGCACTCGACTCGGGGCGCGACACCCTGGCCGTGCAGCACCACCACGCCCACGTGGCGTCGTGCCTGGTCGAGCACGGGCACACCGGCACGGTGCTGGGCGTGGCCTTCGACGGGCTGGGGCTCGGCAGCGACGGCTCGTTGTGGGGCGGGGAGTTCCTGGTGGCCGACCTGCGCGCCTTCGAGCGCGTCGGGCATCTGGCCCCCGTGGGCCTGCCCGGGGGCATTGCGGCCATCCGCGAGCCGTGGCGCATGGCGGTGGCGTGGGCGCGGGCCGCGCTGGGGGCGGAGCGCGCCCAGGCCGTGGGGGCGGCGCTCGACGGGCGCACCGACCAGGTGCTCGCCGTCCTCGAGCACGGCGACCCGCCGGAGACGACGAGCGCCGGGCGGTTGTTCGACGCCGTGGCCGCCGTCCTCGGGATCCGCCTCCGCGTCACCTACGAGGGCCAGGCCGCCGTCGAGCTCGAGGCCCTCGCCGCCCCGGTCGCCCCCGGGGACGCCCCGCTCTACCCGGTCGGGCTCGCCACGTCGGGTGGCGTGCTCGTGCTCGACCCGGCGCCCCTGGTGGCCGCGGTCATCGAGGAGGTGGCCCGGGGCACGCCGGCCGCCACGGTGGCGGCCGGGTTCCACCGCGGCCTCGGCGCCGGCGTGGCCGCCGCGGCCGCGGATCTCGCCGGGGCGCGGGGGATCGACACCGTGGCCCTGAGCGGGGGCGTCTTCCAGAACGTCCGCCTGACCGCCGCCGTCGAGGACGCCCTGGCGGCGCGGGGGGTGCGCGTCCTCCTGCACCGCGACGTGCCGCCCAACGACGGCGGTATCAGCGTCGGCCAGGCGGCCATCGCCGCCCTGGCCGGATCGTGA
- the hypD gene encoding hydrogenase formation protein HypD has protein sequence MSPAPARMRFVDEYRDPAAARLLAARITELAGGDHFKFMEVCGGHTHTIYRHGIERVLPDSVELVHGPGCPVCVIPMGRIDDAIAVAEAPGVIFTSFGDMMRVPGSSGNLLSAKAGGADVRVVYSPLDALRVAAENPDREVVFFAVGFETTAPSTAVTLLRAREQGATNFSVFSNHVTIVPPIKAILDSPDLRLDGFLGPGHVSTVVGQRPYRFVPEVYGKPLVTAGFEPLDILQAIAMLLTQIRQGRCCVENQYTRCVHEEGNPRALAVLAEVFELRPHFEWRGLGFISQSALKLRPQFAAWDAEVRFAVPGVRVADPKACQCGEVLKGVIKPWECKVFGTACTPETPIGTCMVSSEGACAAYYNFGRLHGEVAAALGR, from the coding sequence GTGAGCCCCGCCCCGGCACGAATGCGCTTCGTCGACGAGTACCGCGACCCGGCTGCGGCTCGCCTGTTGGCCGCTCGCATCACCGAGCTCGCCGGCGGCGACCATTTCAAATTCATGGAGGTGTGCGGGGGCCATACGCACACCATCTACCGGCACGGGATCGAACGGGTGCTTCCGGACTCCGTCGAGCTCGTGCACGGGCCGGGATGCCCGGTCTGCGTCATCCCCATGGGCCGCATCGACGACGCCATCGCCGTGGCCGAGGCGCCGGGGGTCATCTTCACCTCGTTCGGGGACATGATGCGCGTGCCGGGCTCGTCGGGGAACCTCCTGTCGGCGAAGGCGGGCGGGGCCGACGTCCGGGTCGTGTACTCGCCCCTCGACGCCCTGCGCGTCGCCGCGGAGAACCCCGACCGGGAGGTGGTGTTCTTCGCCGTCGGGTTCGAGACCACCGCGCCTTCCACGGCGGTGACGCTGCTGCGGGCCCGGGAGCAGGGCGCGACCAACTTCAGCGTCTTCTCCAACCACGTCACCATCGTGCCCCCGATCAAGGCCATCCTCGATTCCCCCGACCTCCGCCTCGACGGGTTCCTCGGGCCGGGCCACGTCTCGACCGTGGTGGGCCAGCGCCCTTACCGCTTCGTCCCCGAGGTCTACGGCAAGCCCCTGGTGACCGCCGGCTTCGAGCCGCTCGACATCCTGCAGGCCATCGCCATGCTGCTGACGCAGATCCGCCAGGGGCGGTGCTGCGTGGAGAACCAGTACACGCGTTGTGTCCACGAGGAAGGCAATCCGCGCGCCCTGGCGGTGCTGGCCGAGGTGTTCGAGCTGCGGCCGCACTTCGAGTGGCGCGGGCTCGGCTTCATCTCCCAGAGCGCGCTGAAGCTCAGACCGCAGTTCGCGGCGTGGGACGCCGAAGTGCGCTTCGCCGTGCCGGGCGTACGTGTCGCCGATCCCAAGGCGTGCCAGTGCGGCGAGGTCCTGAAGGGCGTGATCAAGCCGTGGGAGTGCAAGGTCTTCGGGACGGCCTGCACCCCGGAAACGCCCATCGGGACGTGCATGGTGTCCTCGGAGGGCGCCTGCGCGGCCTACTACAACTTCGGCCGACTGCATGGCGAGGTCGCCGCCGCCCTGGGCCGCTGA
- a CDS encoding YceI family protein, translating to MRYDIDPERSQVWISARSNVHPIHSETRGMTGFVDVEVSCAGRLDMRVPPQARLELPVDRLSSGNPLNDREMRRRIDARRFPTITGELLSMKEAGRPAAYLAEGDITFRGMTQRFADELTVAVAPDGTLVFEGEHVFDIRDFGMDPPRVLVLKVYPDVTVRVRVVAEAR from the coding sequence GTGCGCTACGACATCGACCCTGAGCGATCGCAGGTCTGGATCAGCGCCCGCTCGAACGTCCACCCGATCCACTCCGAGACTCGGGGCATGACCGGGTTCGTCGACGTCGAGGTGTCCTGCGCAGGGCGGCTCGACATGCGGGTGCCGCCGCAGGCCAGGCTCGAGCTCCCGGTGGACCGGCTGTCGTCGGGGAACCCCCTGAACGACCGCGAGATGCGACGTCGGATCGATGCTCGACGGTTCCCCACCATCACCGGGGAACTGCTCTCCATGAAGGAGGCCGGGCGACCCGCCGCCTACCTCGCCGAGGGTGACATCACGTTCCGGGGGATGACGCAACGGTTCGCCGACGAATTGACAGTGGCGGTGGCGCCGGACGGCACCCTGGTGTTCGAGGGCGAACACGTCTTCGACATCAGGGACTTCGGCATGGACCCGCCCAGGGTCCTGGTGCTGAAGGTGTACCCCGACGTCACCGTGCGGGTGCGCGTCGTGGCCGAGGCCCGCTGA
- a CDS encoding HypC/HybG/HupF family hydrogenase formation chaperone encodes MCLGIPGQVVAIVDAGRRLAKVDVVGVRRNVDVGLLADGVAPGDWVLIHVGFAMARIDEEEARRSLQALESMGAAYADEVQAVVESRIA; translated from the coding sequence ATGTGCCTCGGGATACCCGGCCAGGTGGTGGCGATCGTCGACGCCGGCCGACGGCTGGCCAAGGTCGACGTGGTGGGCGTCCGGCGCAACGTCGACGTCGGCCTTCTGGCTGACGGCGTGGCCCCAGGCGACTGGGTGCTCATCCACGTGGGGTTCGCCATGGCCCGGATCGACGAGGAGGAGGCGCGCCGGTCGCTCCAGGCGCTCGAGTCGATGGGGGCCGCCTACGCCGACGAGGTGCAGGCCGTCGTGGAGTCGAGGATCGCGTGA